The genomic DNA GAACCACGTATATATACCTTATCCTAAAAACGTTTATGCCAACCGCGTCAGCGGTTCTGGGATCTTCACCAACCGCCCTTAAGTTCATTCCCCATTTGGTTTTAAATATGAAGAACCAAGACAATGGAACTAAAGCATATGTCAGGTATACCAGAGGATCATGATAAAAAAGTATCTTACCGAGGATCGGTATATCTCCCAAGATGGGAACGGAAACGGGATTAAACTGGGGAGCGGTTTTGCCTATGAAACTTTGCCCATAGTATCCGCTTAAGCCCATGCCGAGCATTGTTAAAGCCAGCCCCGCGACTACCTGATTAACCCGCATCGTTACGGTCAAGAAAGCAAAGAGAAGCGCCATAACTCCCCCCGCTAACACCGCGGCAAGCACGCCAAACCAAACGGAGGAAGTAAAGTGAGAAATCATAAATCCAGTCAAAGCTCCTATGAGCATCAGACCCTCAAGCCCGAGATTAAGCACGCCTGAACGTTCAGCGAATATCTCACCAAGCGTAGCATAAAGGAGAGGCGTTCCAGCCCTGATCGCAGCCATAAATATCGCTTCAAGCAACGCTCATCACCTCACCAGCTTGATCTTGTACCTTATGATAACCTCTCCCACGAGAACACACGCAAATAAAATACCTTGAAATATGTAGCTTACCGATATCGGCATCTTCATAACTATCTGGAGTATCTCACACCCGACAAATATCCCTCCCATGAGAAACGCGACTATAACGGTAGCTATGGGATCTAACCTCGCGAGCCACGCAACTATGATCGCGGTATACCCATAGCCGACCGAGAAAGCGTGCTGAAGCCTGTGCTGAACGCCCATCATATATACCGCGCCTGCTACTCCCGCCAATCCTCCGCTCAAGGACATCGCAAAGATCATGTTTTTTCTAACGTCCATACCCGCATATCTCGCTGCGTCCTGATTATCCCCTATAACCCTTATCTCAAATCCCCACTTCGTGCGCTCTAAAAGAAACTTTAAAAGAAAAGCCAAAACGATAGGAAAGAATATTCCCGTGTGAACCTTTCCCCAGAGGCACGGAAGCCAAGCTGATTTTGGAAAGATAGCCGTCATAGGAAAGTTAAAACCGTGTGGATCTTTCCACGGACCGTAGACAAGATAATCAGCCCAAAGTATTCCTATATAGTTAAGCATAAGCGTCACCACTATCTCGTCTGCTCCGAGATATGCCCTCAACGCGCCGGGAATTGCTCCCCAAAACGCTCCCGCCAGAAACCCACCGAGAGTTATAAGAGGAATAAGGATAACAGCCGGAGCTTTGGGAAACCAAAATAAAGCCAGAAGCGTTGAAGCCATAGCACCGAGATAAAACTGCCCCTCTCCTCCTATATTCCATAGCTTCATTCTAAAAGCGATAATCAGTCCCAGCCCTATCGTAGCGAGAGGGACAAATTTTATAAAAGTTCCCTGAAGGCCAACGCTATTGGCAAACGCCCACCAAAACATTATCTTATAAGCGTTCATGGGATTCTTCCCATTAATAAACATGAAAAGAGCGAACAAAAGCAGAGTCATTAAAAACGAAGCAAGCATTACCCCCATCTCAAACGCCTTACTGCTATGAATTCTTGGTTCAAATTTGAGCCTCATCCTTATTCACCACTCCTGCCATGAGCAGTCCGATTTTATCCAAATATCCTTCATCTGCAGGAAAATCTCCATAAAGCTTCCCCTCATATATAACTTTGACCCTGTCAGAAAGGGTAAATATTTCCTCGAGATCTCCCGCTATAAGAAGAACCGCTGCACCTCTTGAAGCAGATTCCATTATCTTTTCATATACAAACTCAGTAGCACTTATATCAAGTCCCCTTGTAGGATGAAACGCGAGCAAAAACTTAACTTTCCCCTCAAGCTCCCGCGCAAGTATAAGTCTTTGCAGATTACCCCCCGATAGA from Synergistota bacterium includes the following:
- a CDS encoding ABC transporter permease, producing the protein MAAIRAGTPLLYATLGEIFAERSGVLNLGLEGLMLIGALTGFMISHFTSSVWFGVLAAVLAGGVMALLFAFLTVTMRVNQVVAGLALTMLGMGLSGYYGQSFIGKTAPQFNPVSVPILGDIPILGKILFYHDPLVYLTYALVPLSWFFIFKTKWGMNLRAVGEDPRTADAVGINVFRIRYIYVV
- a CDS encoding ABC transporter permease produces the protein MRLKFEPRIHSSKAFEMGVMLASFLMTLLLFALFMFINGKNPMNAYKIMFWWAFANSVGLQGTFIKFVPLATIGLGLIIAFRMKLWNIGGEGQFYLGAMASTLLALFWFPKAPAVILIPLITLGGFLAGAFWGAIPGALRAYLGADEIVVTLMLNYIGILWADYLVYGPWKDPHGFNFPMTAIFPKSAWLPCLWGKVHTGIFFPIVLAFLLKFLLERTKWGFEIRVIGDNQDAARYAGMDVRKNMIFAMSLSGGLAGVAGAVYMMGVQHRLQHAFSVGYGYTAIIVAWLARLDPIATVIVAFLMGGIFVGCEILQIVMKMPISVSYIFQGILFACVLVGEVIIRYKIKLVR